One Misgurnus anguillicaudatus chromosome 19, ASM2758022v2, whole genome shotgun sequence genomic region harbors:
- the LOC129436133 gene encoding tripartite motif-containing protein 16 isoform X2, producing MPIITPSTNGAMPEAKKTEKAPSYVPNIPEPNTRAELMEYWMDFTLDDRTSQRVLWLSEGGAKVSRMCEEMCPVLDRPERYEHSPQVLCKECVWGNRGYWEVDCEGWVVIGAACESSARKTKDGPCGLGENDVSWGLGWAGSCYHVWHNGVNIEVHAPFCPTIGIYADQPAGLLNFYSVEAEENGSKVVNLLYQFKTTINEKLYPGFWVGRKSHCWIRKKDQ from the exons AAAAGGCACCGTCATATGTTCCCAACATCCCTGAGCCCAATACTAGAGCTGAACTGATGGAAT ACTGGATGGATTTCACTCTGGATGACAGAACGTCTCAGAGAGTGTTGTGGCTTTCAGAAGGTGGAGCCAAGGTGTCACGTATGTGTGAGGAAATGTGTCCTGTTCTGGACCGACCTGAACGATATGAACATTCACCACAG GTGCTCTGTAAGGAGTGTGTTTGGGGTAATCGTGGATATTGGGAGGTGGACTGCGAAGGCTGGGTGGTGATAGGGGCAGCGTGTGAGAGCTCGGCCCGGAAAACTAAGGATGGTCCCTGTGGCCTAGGAGAAAATGATGTGTCATGGGGTCTGGGCTGGGCTGGCTCCTGCTACCATGTGTGGCACAACGGCGTGAACATAGAGGTCCATGCTCCCTTCTGTCCTACCATTGGGATCTATGCAGATCAGCCAGCTGGATTACTCAACTTTTACAGTGTGGAAGCTGAAGAGAATGGCTCTAAGGTGGTCAATCTGCTTTATCAGTTTAAAACCACCATCAATGAGAAGCTCTACCCCGGTTTCTGGGTGGGCAGGAAATCTCACTGTTGGATCCGGAAGAAAGATCAGTAG